GGGGTCAGGGCACTCAGTGGTCGCTAGACTCCTGCCTCGGTTGGCATTTCCCGGTTGGCGATGGCGACCTACACCTGCAACACCTGCCGGGCCCTGTTGGACGACGCGGAGGCGCAGCGGGCCCACTACAAGACGGACTGGCACCGCTACAACCTGAGGCGCAAAGTGGCCGGCATGGCCCCGGTCGGCGCCGAGGGCTTCCAGGAGCGGGTGCGGGCGCAGCGGGCCCTGGCGGAGCCGGAGAGCAAGGGCGCGGCCACCTACTGCACCGTCTGCAGTAAGAAGTTTGCCTCCTTCAAGGCCTACGAAAACCATCTGAGGTCCCGGCGGCACGTGGAGCTGGAGAAGCAGGCGGTGAGCCGGAAAGTGGCGATCCTGAATGAAAAGAACTTGGAGAAGGGGCTGGGCGTGGACAGTGTGGACAAGGATGCGGTGAACGCGGCCATCCAGCAGGTCATCAAGGCTCAGCCGTCCACGTCTCCCAAGGAGGCGGCCCCAGCGCCCGAGGCGGAGTCCCGGAATCCCGTGACCGTGGCCGCTGGAGGACGTGGGACTCAGCAGCGAGACCCGGCCGAGAAACCTCCCCGGCTGCAGTGGTTTGAACAGCAGACGAAGAAGTTGGCCAAGcagcagggggaggaggagagtgagGAGGACCTGGATGCAGATGGTGGGGGCCTgtctggggggcggggcggggcgggggacggGGCTGGTCCTCAAGCTTCTAGTTTATCTTTGAGGTTGGAGGGGGGAGGTGTCCGTTTTCAGGTGAAGGTGATGCGTGAGGGTGTTTCCTTGGTTTCTGAAGTGGCTAGGGTGGCCAGCACCCCCACAGGGCATTTTGTGTGTTTAGTTCACTGTTGTCAACTCGGGGACTGAAACCTTAACGGGGGTTGGGGGGAATAgttacttagtaaatatttgtagaatgaaggGATGCCTCCTCTGTTGAAGGAGGAGATTGTTAACATATGCAGAAGGAGAACATAGTACCCTCACAGCAT
This is a stretch of genomic DNA from Physeter macrocephalus isolate SW-GA unplaced genomic scaffold, ASM283717v5 random_8679, whole genome shotgun sequence. It encodes these proteins:
- the LOC112063281 gene encoding cytoplasmic 60S subunit biogenesis factor ZNF622-like — its product is MATYTCNTCRALLDDAEAQRAHYKTDWHRYNLRRKVAGMAPVGAEGFQERVRAQRALAEPESKGAATYCTVCSKKFASFKAYENHLRSRRHVELEKQAVSRKVAILNEKNLEKGLGVDSVDKDAVNAAIQQVIKAQPSTSPKEAAPAPEAESRNPVTVAAGGRGTQQRDPAEKPPRLQWFEQQTKKLAKQQGEEESEEDLDADDWEDIDSDEELEWEDAEATEEEEEEEEAGGSTPLGAIPITDCLFCPHHSSSLTKNVAHMTKVHSFFIPDVEYLSDLKGLIKYLGEKVGVGKICLWCNERGKSFYSTEAVQAHMNDRSHCKLFTDGDALLEFADFYDFR